A region from the Altererythrobacter sp. H2 genome encodes:
- the tyrS gene encoding tyrosine--tRNA ligase, with translation MTSYQSDLLRLLDERGYIHQTTDAEGLDALASTAIVPGYIGFDATAPSLHIGSLVQIMMLRRLQQTGHKPVVVMGGGTTRIGDPTGRDESRKMLTDEAIEANIAGIRTVFEKLLVFGDGPTDAVMVNNQDWLGQLGYIEMLQKVGTHFTVNRMLSFDSVRLRLEREQPMTFLEFNYMILQGYDFRHLSQEMGVRLQMGGSDQWGNIVNGVELGRRMDGAELFGLTTPLLTTADGGKMGKTAAGAVWLNEAQLPGYDFWQYWRNCDDRDVGRFLRLFTDLPLDEIARLEGLEGAEINAAKIMLANEVTSLVRSRDVADLAEATARETFAGGGAGEGLPTLSVGSEGMRIGAILTELRFTASNGEAKRKIGENSVRLDDQPVSDPALLVTVPAGGEVKLSLGKKKHAILTA, from the coding sequence ATGACCAGCTACCAGTCCGACCTGCTGCGCCTGCTCGACGAGCGGGGCTATATCCATCAGACGACCGATGCCGAGGGCCTCGATGCCCTCGCCAGCACGGCGATCGTGCCCGGCTACATCGGTTTCGACGCGACGGCCCCCAGCCTGCACATCGGCAGCCTGGTGCAGATCATGATGCTCCGCCGCCTCCAGCAGACCGGGCACAAGCCGGTGGTGGTCATGGGCGGCGGCACGACCCGGATCGGCGATCCGACCGGACGCGACGAGAGCCGCAAGATGCTGACCGATGAGGCCATCGAAGCCAACATCGCCGGTATCCGCACCGTGTTCGAAAAGCTGCTGGTGTTCGGAGACGGACCGACCGACGCGGTCATGGTCAACAACCAGGACTGGCTCGGCCAGCTTGGCTATATCGAGATGCTGCAAAAGGTTGGCACGCATTTCACCGTCAACCGGATGCTGTCGTTCGATTCGGTGCGGCTGCGGCTCGAGCGCGAGCAGCCGATGACCTTCCTCGAGTTCAATTACATGATCCTGCAAGGGTACGATTTCCGTCACCTCTCGCAGGAAATGGGCGTGCGCCTGCAGATGGGCGGCAGCGACCAATGGGGCAATATCGTCAACGGGGTGGAACTCGGCCGCCGGATGGATGGTGCGGAGCTGTTCGGCCTCACCACGCCGCTGCTCACCACGGCAGACGGTGGCAAGATGGGCAAGACCGCCGCCGGTGCGGTCTGGCTCAACGAAGCGCAGCTGCCCGGCTACGATTTCTGGCAGTACTGGCGCAACTGTGACGACCGCGATGTCGGCCGGTTCCTGCGCCTGTTCACCGACCTGCCGCTTGACGAAATCGCCCGCCTCGAAGGGCTCGAAGGGGCGGAGATCAACGCGGCCAAGATCATGCTCGCCAACGAAGTGACAAGCCTGGTGCGGAGTCGCGACGTCGCTGACTTGGCCGAGGCCACCGCTCGCGAGACATTTGCCGGGGGCGGCGCAGGCGAAGGTCTTCCGACGCTTTCCGTGGGCAGCGAAGGCATGCGGATCGGCGCGATCCTGACCGAGCTCCGCTTCACTGCGTCCAACGGCGAGGCCAAGCGGAAGATCGGGGAAAATTCGGTGCGGCTTGACGACCAGCCCGTCAGCGATCCGGCCCTGCTGGTAACCGTGCCGGCAGGCGGCGAGGTGAAGCTCAGCCTGGGCAAGAAGAAACACGCCATCCTCACAGCCTGA